A genomic stretch from Lathyrus oleraceus cultivar Zhongwan6 chromosome 2, CAAS_Psat_ZW6_1.0, whole genome shotgun sequence includes:
- the LOC127119866 gene encoding ubiquinol oxidase 2, mitochondrial, which yields MMMMRHGGSAAINTATLLAKKGLLGAEVAAPNKWGSLVIRNGSTFAANLSDQKEKTTSSQGSAGANGGNKDEKGIMSYWGIHPSKITKQDGTEWKWNCFRPWETYKADVTIDLNKHHAPTTFLDKMAYWTVKSLRYPTDIFFQRRYGCRAMMLETVAAVPGMVGGMLLHCKSLRRFEQSGGWIKALLEEAENERMHLMTFMEVAKPKWYERALVITVQGVFFNAYFLGYLVSPKFAHRMVGYLEEEAIHSYTEFLKELDKGNIENVPAPAIAIDYWQLPPNSTLRDVVMVVRADEAHHRDVNHFASDIHYQGRELREAAAPIGYH from the exons atgatgatgatgaggcaTGGTGGTAGTGCTGCTATCAACACTGCAACGTTGTTGGCAAAGAAAGGTTTACTAGGTGCTGAAGTTGCTGCTCCAAACAAATGGGGTTCTTTGGTTATCAGAAATGGAAGCACTTTTGCGGCCAATTTGTCAGATCAGAAAGAGAAGACCACTTCTTCTCAAGGTAGTGCTGGTGCTAATGGTGGGAACAAAGATGAAAAGGGGATAATGAGTTATTGGGGTATTCACCCCTCAAAGATCACAAAACAAGATGGTACTGAATGGAAGTGGAATTGCTTCAGG CCATGGGAGACATACAAAGCAGATGTTACAATTGATCTGAATAAGCATCATGCACCAACAACTTTTCTGGACAAAATGGCTTATTGGACTGTTAAGAGTCTTAGGTACCCTACAGATATCTTTTTCCAGAGAAGGTATGGATGCCGCGCAATGATGCTTGAGACAGTAGCAGCTGTTCCTGGCATGGTGGGAGGAATGCTACTTCACTGCAAGTCACTGCGCCGATTCGAGCAAAGTGGCGGATGGATCAAAGCGTTGCTAGAAGAAGCCGAGAACGAGCGGATGCATCTCATGACATTCATGGAAGTAGCGAAACCAAAGTGGTATGAGCGTGCTCTTGTGATAACTGTGCAAGGTGTTTTCTTCAATGCTTATTTCTTAGGCTATTTGGTGTCGCCAAAATTTGCTCACCGTATGGTTGGTTACCTTGAGGAAGAAGCTATTCATTCTTATACTGAGTTTCTCAAGGAGCTTGATAAAGGGAATATAGAAAATGTTCCTGCTCCAGCTATTGCTATTGACTATTGGCAGCTTCCACCAAACTCTACTTTGAGGGATGTTGTTATGGTTGTTAGAGCGGATGAAGCGCATCATCGCGATGTCAACCACTTTGCATCA GATATACATTACCAGGGGAGAGAATTAAGAGAGGCTGCTGCTCCAATTGGTTATCACTAG